Proteins co-encoded in one Kocuria flava genomic window:
- a CDS encoding SURF1 family protein, whose amino-acid sequence MGRYRFLLSGRWIGWFLLACAAAAVSVHLAGWQMDRNDHLTGENAKIERNYDAEPLEGSAAAAPFARADPSLTWHPVRLTGRYLPEDQVLVRNRPQDGRVGYEVLVPFRTTGGATVVLDRGWVPTGEAANGMPDEVPAPPAGEVVVEARLQPGEPAVDRGAPEGQIASVDLDELRDRWGYAIGTAAYGEVRSEQPSPATAPAPAPAPEVDSGPHLSYSLQWYAFAALFFVAYGWAARQQVRNDEWDRQYAAEVERRLARFYDEDGTYIGEGDEELVLRELEMADDMPPHLKQLMRPRPQRRRSRPTAEDEEDALLDALERRAAGD is encoded by the coding sequence ATGGGCCGCTACCGCTTCCTGCTCAGCGGCCGCTGGATCGGGTGGTTCCTGCTCGCCTGCGCCGCCGCGGCCGTCTCGGTCCACCTCGCCGGCTGGCAGATGGACCGCAACGACCACCTCACCGGCGAGAACGCCAAGATCGAGCGCAACTACGACGCCGAGCCGCTCGAGGGGTCGGCGGCCGCGGCCCCGTTCGCGCGCGCCGACCCGTCCCTGACCTGGCACCCCGTGCGGCTGACCGGACGCTACCTGCCCGAGGACCAGGTGCTCGTGCGCAACCGCCCCCAGGACGGGCGCGTGGGCTACGAGGTGCTCGTGCCCTTCCGCACCACCGGCGGCGCGACGGTCGTGCTGGACCGCGGCTGGGTGCCCACGGGCGAGGCCGCCAACGGGATGCCGGACGAGGTGCCCGCCCCGCCCGCCGGCGAGGTCGTCGTCGAGGCCCGGCTCCAGCCGGGCGAGCCCGCCGTGGACCGCGGGGCCCCGGAGGGCCAGATCGCCTCCGTGGACCTGGACGAGCTCCGGGACCGGTGGGGGTACGCGATCGGCACCGCCGCCTACGGCGAGGTCCGCTCCGAGCAGCCGTCCCCCGCCACGGCACCGGCCCCGGCCCCGGCCCCGGAGGTCGACTCGGGGCCGCACCTGTCCTACTCCCTGCAGTGGTACGCGTTCGCCGCCCTGTTCTTCGTCGCCTACGGCTGGGCGGCCCGCCAGCAGGTCCGCAACGACGAGTGGGACCGGCAGTACGCGGCCGAGGTGGAGCGACGGCTCGCGCGCTTCTACGACGAGGACGGGACCTACATCGGCGAGGGGGACGAGGAGCTGGTCCTGCGCGAGCTGGAGATGGCCGACGACATGCCCCCGCACCTCAAGCAGCTCATGCGGCCCCGGCCGCAGCGCCGGCGCTCCCGGCCCACGGCCGAGGACGAGGAGGACGCGCTGCTGGACGCGCTCGAGCGCCGGGCCGCCGGCGACTGA
- a CDS encoding DUF3099 domain-containing protein has product MSKRYLTTGEAGGEDVHSITTTAAPHTQDMGHRMKVYGIQMGLRVVCLIVFVLVDNLWVRGVAIAGVAVLPWMAVLLANRGADRSARTSHYYEPPAAPALTAAPEAPRPAPAAVEQVIEGEFVAGHGDPKEPAEPAAGGPGPGRSGPGPAPSGGQGSSATVGDDRSRGAA; this is encoded by the coding sequence ATGAGCAAGCGCTATCTGACCACCGGCGAGGCCGGGGGCGAGGACGTCCACTCCATCACGACGACCGCGGCACCGCACACCCAGGACATGGGCCACCGGATGAAGGTCTACGGCATCCAGATGGGGCTGCGCGTCGTGTGCCTGATCGTGTTCGTGCTCGTCGACAACCTGTGGGTGCGGGGCGTGGCGATCGCCGGGGTGGCGGTCCTGCCCTGGATGGCGGTGCTGCTGGCCAACCGCGGCGCCGACCGCTCCGCGCGCACCAGCCACTACTACGAGCCGCCCGCGGCCCCCGCGCTCACCGCCGCCCCGGAGGCGCCGCGCCCGGCACCGGCGGCGGTCGAGCAGGTCATCGAGGGCGAGTTCGTCGCCGGGCACGGCGACCCGAAGGAGCCCGCGGAGCCCGCCGCCGGAGGACCCGGCCCGGGCCGCTCCGGGCCCGGGCCGGCTCCCAGCGGGGGCCAGGGTTCCTCGGCTACTGTCGGGGACGACCGTTCCCGCGGCGCCGCCTGA
- a CDS encoding beta-ketoacyl-ACP reductase, whose product MADQQTGPSPRTVLVTGGNRGIGRAIAQAFKDAGDNVAVTHRSGEAPEGFLAVQADVTDAASIDAAFKAVEAEFGPVEVVVANAGITRDTLLLRMKEQDFQDVVDTNLTGAFRVVQRAAKGFMRLKRGRVVLISSVVGLYGSPGQVNYAASKAGLVGMARSITRELGGRNVTANVVAPGFINTEMTAALPEDTQRDYLASIPAGRFAEPEEVAAVVRWIASDEAKYISGAVIPVDGGLGMGH is encoded by the coding sequence ATGGCAGACCAGCAGACCGGCCCGTCCCCGCGCACCGTCCTCGTCACCGGCGGCAACCGGGGCATCGGACGGGCCATCGCGCAGGCCTTCAAGGACGCCGGGGACAACGTGGCCGTCACCCACCGCTCCGGCGAGGCCCCCGAGGGCTTCCTCGCCGTGCAGGCCGACGTCACCGACGCCGCGTCGATCGACGCCGCCTTCAAGGCCGTCGAGGCCGAGTTCGGCCCGGTCGAGGTCGTCGTGGCCAACGCGGGCATCACCCGCGACACCCTGCTGCTGCGGATGAAGGAGCAGGACTTCCAGGACGTCGTGGACACCAACCTCACCGGTGCGTTCCGCGTCGTCCAGCGCGCGGCCAAGGGCTTCATGCGCCTGAAGCGCGGCCGCGTGGTGCTGATCTCCTCGGTGGTCGGCCTCTACGGCTCGCCCGGCCAGGTCAACTACGCCGCCTCGAAGGCCGGGCTCGTCGGCATGGCCCGCTCCATCACCCGCGAGCTGGGCGGGCGCAACGTGACCGCCAACGTCGTCGCCCCCGGGTTCATCAACACCGAGATGACGGCGGCCCTGCCGGAGGACACCCAGAGGGACTACCTCGCGTCCATCCCGGCCGGCCGCTTCGCCGAGCCCGAGGAGGTCGCCGCGGTCGTGCGCTGGATCGCCTCGGACGAGGCGAAGTACATCTCCGGGGCCGTCATCCCCGTCGACGGCGGCCTCGGCATGGGCCACTGA
- a CDS encoding SDR family oxidoreductase: MSSLAGKTAVVTGSSRGVGADTARLLAAQGANVVVNYRQKAPRATKVVKEIEAAGGHAIAVQADMTEPSDVRRLFAEAVEAFGGVDVLVLNASGGMETDLGEDYALKLNRDAQDDTLTAALEHLPEGGRVVFVTSHQAHFINDVETMPEYVEVARSKRAGEDTLTARIPELSAKGITFVVVSGDMIEGTVTATLLNRARPGALEQRREAAGRLYSVHEFAEEIARMVTADVPTGHVELVGGAEDFLAQAGGR, encoded by the coding sequence ATGAGTTCACTCGCAGGCAAGACCGCGGTCGTCACCGGGTCCTCGCGCGGCGTCGGCGCCGACACCGCCAGGCTGCTGGCCGCCCAGGGCGCCAACGTCGTCGTCAACTACCGGCAGAAGGCCCCGCGCGCCACCAAGGTCGTCAAGGAGATCGAGGCCGCCGGCGGGCACGCGATCGCCGTGCAGGCCGACATGACCGAGCCCTCCGACGTCCGCCGCCTGTTCGCCGAGGCCGTCGAGGCCTTCGGCGGGGTCGACGTCCTCGTCCTCAACGCCTCCGGCGGGATGGAGACCGACCTGGGGGAGGACTACGCCCTGAAGCTCAACCGCGACGCCCAGGACGACACCCTCACCGCCGCCCTGGAGCACCTGCCCGAGGGCGGGCGCGTGGTCTTCGTGACCAGCCACCAGGCGCACTTCATCAACGACGTCGAGACCATGCCGGAGTACGTGGAGGTCGCGAGGTCCAAGCGCGCGGGCGAGGACACCCTCACGGCCCGCATCCCCGAGCTGTCCGCGAAGGGCATCACCTTCGTGGTGGTCTCCGGGGACATGATCGAGGGCACCGTCACCGCGACCCTGCTCAACCGTGCCCGCCCCGGCGCCCTCGAGCAGCGCCGCGAGGCCGCCGGCAGGCTCTACTCCGTGCACGAGTTCGCCGAGGAGATCGCGCGGATGGTCACCGCCGACGTCCCCACGGGGCACGTCGAGCTCGTGGGCGGGGCCGAGGACTTCCTCGCCCAGGCCGGCGGCCGCTAG
- a CDS encoding VOC family protein has protein sequence MAVQLNPYLTFRDTAEEAMTYYRSVFGGELTISRFAEYGASEDPAEAQKVMHASLTTEHGLVLMASDTPGAVDLTPGDNVSLSVGGDDEALLRGWWERLSDGGAVTMPLERPPWGGLFGMCTDRFGMHWMVSIEDAGAPGG, from the coding sequence GTGGCCGTGCAGCTGAACCCCTACCTCACCTTCCGCGACACCGCCGAGGAGGCGATGACGTACTACCGCTCCGTGTTCGGCGGGGAGCTGACGATCAGCCGCTTCGCCGAGTACGGCGCGAGCGAGGACCCCGCCGAGGCGCAGAAGGTCATGCACGCGTCGCTGACCACCGAGCACGGCCTCGTGCTCATGGCCTCCGACACCCCGGGGGCCGTGGACCTCACCCCCGGGGACAACGTCTCCCTCTCGGTGGGCGGCGACGACGAGGCGCTGCTGCGCGGCTGGTGGGAGCGGCTCAGCGACGGCGGGGCGGTGACCATGCCGCTGGAGCGGCCCCCGTGGGGCGGGCTGTTCGGGATGTGCACCGACCGGTTCGGGATGCACTGGATGGTCAGCATCGAGGACGCCGGCGCGCCCGGCGGCTGA
- a CDS encoding dihydrofolate reductase family protein — MSRVQYYVAASADGYIADRENHLDWLLQYGFEAYQDHYDAFLAEVGALAMGASTYEFVLGQEEAWAYGDLPTWVFTHRELPRVPGADLRFTAGDVAVQLGAMLDSAGGRNLWVVGGGRLAAQFADTDLLDELWLTAMPIVLGAGHPVLPTARHKDLRLQRTTHFEGGAVELRYALQPGRQVWPE; from the coding sequence ATGAGCAGAGTGCAGTACTACGTGGCGGCCAGCGCCGACGGGTACATCGCCGACCGGGAGAACCACCTCGACTGGCTGCTGCAGTACGGCTTCGAGGCCTACCAGGACCACTACGACGCGTTCCTCGCCGAGGTCGGCGCCCTGGCCATGGGGGCGAGCACCTACGAGTTCGTCCTCGGCCAGGAGGAGGCGTGGGCCTACGGGGACCTGCCCACGTGGGTGTTCACCCACCGGGAGCTCCCGCGCGTGCCCGGGGCGGACCTGCGCTTCACGGCCGGGGACGTCGCCGTGCAGCTGGGGGCGATGCTCGACTCCGCCGGCGGGCGCAACCTCTGGGTCGTGGGCGGGGGCCGGCTGGCGGCCCAGTTCGCCGACACCGACCTGCTCGACGAGCTGTGGCTGACGGCGATGCCGATCGTGCTCGGCGCCGGCCACCCCGTGCTGCCCACCGCCCGGCACAAGGACCTGCGGCTGCAGCGCACCACGCACTTCGAGGGCGGGGCCGTGGAGCTGCGCTACGCCCTGCAGCCGGGCCGGCAGGTCTGGCCGGAGTGA
- the serB gene encoding phosphoserine phosphatase SerB gives MTTDLAVIAFAQHPDPEARERILAMVQDAGAEVERFSAVRVTGSGSAGPDAQVPGYNAFTALLRGGDARGLLAALRPDPLAQLMPGVDVNVVPTRLFDPDRRKLLVLDVDSTLIQQEVIELLAAHAGREAEVAEVTEAAMRGELDFAESLHARVRALEGLPVSVLEDVAAAVRLSPGAAVLVKAFLREGHGVAAVSGGFLEVLDPLARQLELTRHTANTLEVSGGRLTGRVVGEVVDRAAKERSLRRWAEELDVEPADVVAVGDGANDLDMLAAAGLGVAYNAKPALRAAADAQLNIPNLDAVRFFADL, from the coding sequence ATGACCACCGACCTCGCCGTGATCGCGTTCGCCCAGCATCCGGACCCGGAGGCGCGGGAGCGCATCCTCGCGATGGTGCAGGACGCCGGGGCCGAGGTCGAGCGGTTCTCGGCCGTGCGCGTCACCGGCTCCGGCTCCGCCGGCCCGGACGCGCAGGTGCCCGGCTACAACGCGTTCACCGCCCTGCTGCGCGGCGGGGACGCCCGCGGCCTGCTCGCCGCGCTGCGCCCCGACCCCCTCGCCCAGCTCATGCCCGGGGTGGACGTCAACGTCGTCCCCACCCGCCTGTTCGACCCCGACCGGCGCAAGCTGCTGGTCCTCGACGTCGACTCGACGCTGATCCAGCAGGAGGTGATCGAGCTGCTCGCCGCCCACGCCGGCCGGGAGGCGGAGGTCGCCGAGGTCACCGAGGCGGCCATGCGCGGGGAGCTCGACTTCGCCGAGTCCCTGCACGCCCGGGTGCGCGCGCTCGAGGGGCTGCCGGTCTCGGTGCTGGAGGACGTCGCCGCCGCGGTGCGCCTCTCCCCCGGGGCGGCGGTGCTCGTGAAGGCGTTCCTGCGGGAGGGCCACGGCGTGGCCGCGGTCTCCGGCGGGTTCCTGGAGGTCCTCGACCCGCTGGCCCGGCAGCTGGAGCTGACCCGGCACACGGCCAACACCCTCGAGGTCTCCGGCGGGCGGCTGACCGGCCGCGTGGTCGGTGAGGTCGTGGACCGCGCCGCCAAGGAGCGCTCCCTGCGCCGGTGGGCCGAGGAGCTGGACGTGGAGCCCGCCGACGTCGTGGCCGTGGGCGACGGCGCCAACGACCTCGACATGCTCGCCGCCGCGGGACTGGGCGTGGCCTACAACGCGAAGCCGGCCCTGCGCGCCGCCGCCGACGCGCAGCTGAACATCCCCAACCTCGACGCGGTGCGCTTCTTCGCCGACCTGTGA
- a CDS encoding ABC transporter ATP-binding protein yields MSAVVEMADVSVVRGRKTLLDAVDWVVREGERWVVLGPNGAGKTTLLSIAAARLHPTRGMVDILDEILGAVDVFELRPRIGLSSTVLAAQIPASETVRDCVVTAAYGVTGRWTERYDADDDARAQELMAAWGIDHLAERRFGTLSEGERKRVLVARALMTDPELLLLDEPAAGLDVGGREDLVARLDELARDGSAPAVVMVTHHLEEVPDAFTHALLLREGRVVAAGPVEQVITQRNLSETFGVALKLVRVGNRYAAFART; encoded by the coding sequence ATGAGTGCTGTGGTGGAGATGGCGGACGTCAGCGTGGTCCGCGGGCGCAAGACGCTGCTGGACGCGGTGGACTGGGTGGTCCGCGAGGGGGAGCGGTGGGTCGTGCTCGGCCCCAACGGCGCCGGCAAGACGACGCTGCTGTCGATCGCGGCGGCCCGGCTGCACCCCACCCGCGGGATGGTGGACATCCTCGACGAGATCCTCGGCGCCGTCGACGTCTTCGAGCTGCGCCCCCGGATCGGGCTGAGCTCGACGGTGCTGGCCGCCCAGATCCCCGCGTCGGAGACCGTGCGCGACTGCGTGGTCACCGCCGCCTACGGGGTGACCGGGCGCTGGACGGAGCGCTACGACGCCGACGACGACGCCCGGGCGCAGGAGCTCATGGCCGCCTGGGGCATCGACCACCTGGCGGAGCGCCGCTTCGGCACCCTCTCCGAGGGCGAGCGCAAGCGCGTGCTGGTCGCCCGGGCGCTGATGACCGACCCGGAGCTGCTGCTGCTCGACGAGCCGGCCGCGGGCCTGGACGTCGGCGGCCGCGAGGACCTCGTGGCCCGCCTGGACGAGCTCGCCCGGGACGGGAGCGCCCCGGCGGTGGTCATGGTCACCCACCACCTCGAGGAGGTCCCCGACGCGTTCACCCACGCCCTGCTGCTGCGGGAGGGCCGCGTGGTCGCCGCCGGGCCGGTCGAGCAGGTGATCACCCAGCGCAACCTCTCCGAGACCTTCGGGGTGGCGCTGAAGCTCGTGCGCGTCGGCAACCGCTACGCCGCCTTCGCCCGGACCTGA
- a CDS encoding sulfite exporter TauE/SafE family protein, giving the protein MTQTAGGLGELAAAFPFEWWQAALILVAGVWAGLINTIVGSGTLVTFPVLVAMGVPPVTATMSNAMGLIAGNLTGAWHYRAELRGVERTLLKLLPCSVAGGVVGAALLLHLPESVFGYAAPVLVVVALLFVVFQPRLQAVVRRRKDAQAQAAAEAARARGETPRPLDPDRSAQPAALYVLVTLAGVYGGYFVAAQGVLLLGILGVFLLASLQAANAVKVVLVAVVNIVAAVSYILFAPERIDWWVVALIALSSSAGSWAGAKIGRRLSPVALRTVIVLLGLVALVALVARLL; this is encoded by the coding sequence CTGACGCAGACGGCCGGTGGCCTCGGCGAGCTCGCCGCGGCCTTCCCGTTCGAGTGGTGGCAGGCCGCGCTCATCCTGGTCGCCGGGGTGTGGGCGGGGCTGATCAACACCATCGTGGGCTCCGGCACCCTGGTGACCTTCCCCGTGCTCGTGGCCATGGGCGTCCCTCCCGTGACGGCGACGATGTCCAACGCCATGGGCCTGATCGCCGGCAACCTCACCGGCGCCTGGCACTACCGCGCCGAGCTGCGCGGGGTGGAGCGCACGCTGCTCAAGCTGCTGCCCTGCTCGGTCGCCGGCGGCGTGGTCGGTGCCGCGCTGCTGCTGCACCTGCCCGAGTCCGTCTTCGGCTACGCCGCGCCGGTGCTCGTCGTCGTCGCCCTCCTGTTCGTGGTGTTCCAGCCGCGCCTGCAGGCGGTCGTGCGCCGGCGCAAGGACGCCCAGGCGCAGGCGGCCGCGGAGGCCGCCCGCGCCCGCGGCGAGACCCCCCGCCCGCTGGACCCGGACCGCTCCGCCCAGCCCGCGGCCCTCTACGTCCTCGTCACCCTGGCCGGGGTCTACGGCGGGTACTTCGTGGCGGCCCAGGGCGTGCTGCTGCTCGGGATCCTCGGGGTCTTCCTCCTCGCGTCCCTGCAGGCGGCCAACGCCGTGAAGGTCGTGCTCGTGGCGGTGGTCAACATCGTCGCCGCCGTCTCCTACATCCTCTTCGCCCCCGAGCGCATCGACTGGTGGGTCGTGGCCCTGATCGCGCTCAGCTCCTCCGCCGGGTCCTGGGCCGGGGCCAAGATCGGGCGCCGGCTCTCCCCGGTGGCGCTGCGCACCGTCATCGTGCTGCTGGGCCTCGTGGCCCTGGTGGCCCTCGTCGCCCGCCTGCTGTGA
- a CDS encoding TrmH family RNA methyltransferase — MTDLPQPVRLDTAEDPRVDDYARLTDVRLRRRIEPERGMYIAESSKVLRRALAAGHRPRSFFMAEKWLAEMADVLAAHPDVPLYVGPDAVLEQITGFHLHRGALAAMQRPEPVDLDRLLAGARRVAILEDVVDHTNVGAVFRSAAALGVDAVLVTPRCADPLYRRAVRVSMGTVFQVPWARLEHWTGDLQRVKDAGFTTAALALSEDSVPLDELAARRDEKLALVLGTEGDGLSAAAVHHADLVVRIPMSHGVDSLNVAAASAVAFWETRPRS, encoded by the coding sequence GTGACCGATCTGCCCCAGCCCGTGCGCCTCGACACCGCCGAGGACCCCCGCGTGGACGACTACGCCCGGCTCACCGACGTGCGGCTGCGCCGGCGGATCGAGCCGGAGCGGGGGATGTACATCGCCGAGTCCTCCAAGGTCCTGCGCCGGGCCCTGGCCGCCGGGCACCGCCCCCGCTCCTTCTTCATGGCCGAGAAGTGGCTGGCCGAGATGGCCGACGTGCTGGCCGCCCACCCGGACGTGCCCCTGTACGTGGGCCCGGACGCCGTCCTGGAGCAGATCACCGGCTTCCACCTCCACCGCGGGGCGCTCGCGGCCATGCAACGGCCCGAGCCGGTGGACCTCGACCGGCTGCTGGCCGGCGCGCGGCGGGTGGCGATCCTCGAGGACGTCGTGGACCACACCAACGTGGGGGCGGTCTTCCGCTCCGCCGCCGCCCTCGGGGTGGACGCCGTGCTCGTCACCCCCCGCTGCGCCGACCCCCTCTACCGCCGGGCCGTCCGCGTGTCGATGGGCACCGTCTTCCAGGTGCCGTGGGCCCGGCTCGAGCACTGGACGGGCGACCTCCAGCGGGTCAAGGACGCCGGCTTCACCACCGCGGCGCTGGCGCTGAGCGAGGACTCCGTCCCGCTCGACGAGCTCGCCGCGCGCCGCGACGAGAAGCTCGCCCTGGTCCTGGGCACCGAGGGGGACGGGCTGAGCGCGGCGGCCGTCCACCACGCCGACCTCGTGGTGCGCATCCCGATGTCCCACGGCGTGGACTCCCTCAACGTCGCGGCCGCCTCGGCGGTGGCCTTCTGGGAGACCCGCCCGCGGTCGTAA
- a CDS encoding AMIN-like domain-containing (lipo)protein, translated as MKKLISWLAALVLATGLGLVVPAGANAAAPYCGIRWGSGPKLAVEGPGGDTHVTNVRAGRHACFDRLVVDMDAPSDGYVVRYVDEYTGVAGAHPIVLRGGADLSVVAFAAAYEEDGHGGIRGTYAFDDPQELVDVTGFRTFRQVAWGGSFEARTSLGLGVRARLPFRAFLLDGPGEGSRLVVDVAHRW; from the coding sequence ATGAAGAAGCTGATCTCGTGGCTGGCGGCACTGGTGCTGGCCACGGGCCTGGGACTGGTCGTCCCGGCCGGCGCGAACGCCGCGGCTCCCTACTGCGGCATCCGGTGGGGCTCCGGCCCGAAGCTCGCGGTGGAGGGCCCGGGCGGGGACACCCACGTCACGAACGTCAGGGCGGGCCGGCACGCGTGCTTCGACCGCCTGGTCGTGGACATGGACGCACCCTCGGACGGGTACGTCGTGCGCTACGTCGACGAGTACACGGGCGTCGCCGGGGCGCACCCGATCGTCCTGCGCGGGGGCGCGGACCTGTCGGTCGTCGCCTTCGCCGCGGCCTACGAGGAGGACGGCCACGGCGGGATCCGGGGCACCTACGCGTTCGACGACCCGCAGGAGCTCGTGGACGTCACGGGCTTCCGGACCTTCCGGCAGGTCGCCTGGGGCGGCAGCTTCGAGGCCCGCACGAGCCTGGGCCTGGGCGTGCGCGCCCGGCTGCCGTTCCGCGCGTTCCTGCTCGACGGCCCGGGCGAGGGCTCCCGCCTCGTCGTCGACGTCGCCCACCGCTGGTGA